A window of the Bufo gargarizans isolate SCDJY-AF-19 chromosome 1, ASM1485885v1, whole genome shotgun sequence genome harbors these coding sequences:
- the RAB36 gene encoding ras-related protein Rab-36 yields the protein MQNQQLSPAPRDRLICQMPKYYTAESCLQYKTHFDAQVKSVCQQRHAGNFGLKMSKVVMVGDLYVGKTSLINRFCKNVFDRDYKATIGVDFEIERFEILGMPFNLQIWDTAGQEKFKCIASAYYRGAQVIITAFDLGDIQTMEHTKHWLQDALKENEPDTCSVFLVGTKKDTLSAAECERTERDALKFAVEMKAEYWSVSAKTGENVKDFFFRVAALAFEQSMKKELEKSKLCTAQIGAGNLIQLEGNPGEKKENDLQHNMNCC from the exons ATGCAGAACCAGCAGTTATCTCCGGCCCCCAGAGACAGGCTCATCTGCCAGATGCCTAAG TATTACACAGCAGAATCTTGCCTCCAGTATAAAACACATTTTGATGCCCAAGTGAAGAGTGTCTGCCAGCAACGCCATGCCGGGAACTTTGG GTTAAAGATGTCGAAAGTTGTAATGGTGGGAGATCTTTACGTGGGGAAAACCAGCTTGATCAATAG GTTTTGCAAGAATGTGTTTGATCGTGATTATAAAGCAACCATCGGCGTTGATTTCGAGATTGAACGGTTTGAAATCTTGGGCATGCCTTTTAATCTACAGAT ATGGGACACTGCAGGTCAAGAAAAATTCAAATGCATTGCATCTGCCTATTATCGTGGAGCACAGG tGATTATTACTGCTTTTGATCTTGGTGACATCCAGACGATGGAGCACACAAA GCACTGGCTTCAAGATGCTCTTAAGGAGAATGAACCTGATACTTGCTCTGTCTTCCTTGTAGGCACCAAAAAAGACACATTG TCAGCAGCAGAGTGTGAGCGGACAGAACGAGATGCTTTGAAATTTGCTGTCGAGATGAAGGCTGAATACTGGTCTGTCTCAGCAAAAACAG GTGAAAATGTCAAGGACTTCTTTTTCCGAGTGGCAGCACTTGCCTTTGAACAGTCCATGAAAAAAGAGCTGGAGAAGAGCAAGCTTTGCACCGCTCAGATTGGAGCTGGCAATCTAATAC AACTTGAGGGGAATCCTGGTGAGAAAAAGGAAAATGATCTCCAACATAATATGAACTGCTGCTAA